Proteins from a genomic interval of Sphingobacterium sp. SYP-B4668:
- the bamA gene encoding outer membrane protein assembly factor BamA, with product MKRIVFLISFISSVYSYSASAQITGNKPINLSNPDEISYLTPRDYVIGGVTVTGTQFLENDILITLSKLVVGQHIEVPSDATANVIKNLMAQGLFDDVQLYADRVDGDNIYFNIKVQERPRLTRIDINGLSKSQTEEVRKRLNSNTGKIVNENLINTTRFTIQRFLREKAYLYPEIKTSTIKDTTQANNEILVVDVARNKKVKVRKINFTGNKEFSQRALRKSLKGVKQREWYRIFGPGKFKDEKYKEAKEKMIAKLHDKGYRDAEIISDSVKKYDANEVVIDMEIYEGPKYYIGNISWSGNAKYTDSVLNLILGIEKGDVFSEEKLVTKLSGPTRNSDDISSLYMNDGYLTFSVDPVQTKIYNDTIDVEIRMYEGAQYTINNVIVKGNDVTNDKVVLRSIYTKPGQKFSKDLIMRSVREIAQLGNFDEQKTNPVPTNLNHAEGTVDVLYNVAEKPSDQVELSGGYGAGQIIGTLGLTFNNFSTSNFFDKSSWKPLPRGDGQKLSVRGQTSGKRYQSYSFSFSEPWLGGKKPIYFGLSAYTSSSSYGGFNYYTGEQMVKDSELQRIWMTGVTATLGKRLEWPDNYFQINTSLSFQRYKLQNYGNYFLFSNGTAYNMNITQEISRNSVDAPIYPTSGSNIKFSVQLTPPYSAWNNINYKTAPQEEKYKWTEYHKWKFDSQWYIKIAGKLVLKTQAQFGFLGNYTNKTETSTFERFKLGGDGMQGFDFLQGSEIIALRGYANGVIIPESTQNGYQQIAINSGSPIYNKYQIELRHPVMLNEQATVFVMAFAEAGNTWNKFSEFNPFKVRRTAGVGARIFLPIFGMLGIDYGHAFDPIPGLPESSWKQNFTFSIMQNMGGF from the coding sequence ATGAAGCGTATAGTATTTTTAATATCTTTTATTAGTTCGGTTTACTCTTACTCAGCCTCTGCTCAGATCACAGGTAACAAACCTATTAATCTGAGTAACCCTGACGAAATAAGCTACTTAACTCCTAGAGACTATGTCATTGGTGGAGTAACTGTCACCGGGACACAATTCCTGGAAAATGATATCCTAATCACATTATCGAAGCTGGTCGTAGGTCAACATATCGAAGTACCAAGTGATGCTACAGCGAATGTAATTAAGAACTTAATGGCTCAAGGGCTATTCGACGATGTACAACTATATGCTGACCGTGTAGACGGTGACAACATCTATTTCAATATCAAGGTGCAAGAACGCCCTCGTCTGACTCGTATCGATATAAACGGATTGAGCAAAAGCCAAACGGAGGAAGTACGCAAACGACTGAACAGTAATACGGGCAAGATTGTCAATGAAAATTTGATTAACACGACAAGATTTACGATTCAACGATTCTTAAGAGAGAAAGCTTATTTATATCCTGAGATTAAGACAAGTACTATCAAAGATACCACACAAGCGAATAACGAAATACTGGTCGTGGACGTAGCACGAAATAAAAAGGTAAAGGTTCGCAAGATTAATTTCACGGGGAACAAAGAGTTTTCTCAACGTGCCTTGAGAAAATCACTCAAAGGGGTGAAGCAACGTGAATGGTACCGCATTTTCGGTCCTGGAAAATTCAAGGACGAGAAGTATAAAGAGGCTAAGGAAAAGATGATAGCTAAACTACATGACAAAGGTTATCGTGATGCTGAAATCATAAGTGATTCAGTCAAAAAGTACGACGCTAATGAAGTTGTCATAGACATGGAAATCTATGAAGGTCCTAAGTACTATATTGGTAATATCAGCTGGTCTGGTAATGCCAAGTACACGGATTCAGTCTTGAACCTTATCTTAGGAATTGAAAAGGGAGATGTATTCAGTGAAGAAAAATTGGTAACTAAGCTTTCAGGTCCTACTCGGAATAGCGACGATATCTCATCCCTATATATGAATGATGGATACCTGACCTTTTCTGTAGATCCTGTACAAACCAAGATATACAACGACACCATTGATGTAGAAATCCGCATGTACGAAGGAGCACAATACACCATCAACAATGTCATCGTAAAGGGTAATGATGTCACGAATGATAAGGTCGTTTTGAGATCCATTTATACCAAACCGGGGCAGAAATTTTCCAAGGACTTGATTATGAGAAGCGTTCGTGAGATTGCTCAACTCGGAAACTTTGATGAACAAAAGACAAACCCTGTACCTACCAACCTTAACCACGCAGAGGGTACAGTAGACGTACTTTATAATGTGGCCGAAAAACCTTCGGATCAAGTGGAACTATCGGGTGGATACGGAGCAGGGCAAATCATCGGTACATTGGGTCTGACATTTAATAACTTCTCGACTAGTAATTTCTTTGATAAAAGTTCATGGAAGCCCTTGCCTCGTGGAGACGGACAAAAACTAAGTGTACGTGGTCAAACATCTGGTAAGCGCTACCAGTCTTACAGCTTTTCATTTTCCGAGCCGTGGTTAGGTGGTAAAAAACCAATTTACTTTGGGTTGAGCGCTTATACTTCCAGTTCTTCCTATGGAGGCTTCAACTACTACACGGGCGAACAAATGGTAAAAGACTCGGAACTACAACGTATCTGGATGACCGGGGTTACAGCCACTTTGGGTAAACGTCTTGAATGGCCAGATAACTACTTCCAGATTAATACCTCATTGTCTTTCCAGCGTTATAAATTGCAGAATTATGGAAACTATTTCTTATTCTCCAATGGTACTGCTTACAACATGAACATTACACAGGAGATTAGTCGCAATTCAGTGGATGCCCCTATCTATCCGACATCGGGATCTAATATTAAATTCTCAGTACAATTGACGCCTCCATATTCGGCATGGAACAACATCAACTACAAAACTGCCCCACAAGAAGAAAAATATAAATGGACAGAGTATCACAAATGGAAGTTCGACTCCCAATGGTATATCAAGATTGCTGGTAAATTGGTCTTGAAGACACAAGCACAATTCGGATTCTTAGGCAACTATACCAACAAAACGGAGACATCTACCTTCGAACGCTTTAAATTAGGAGGAGACGGTATGCAAGGCTTTGACTTCTTACAAGGTTCGGAAATTATCGCGCTCAGGGGATATGCAAATGGTGTTATCATCCCAGAGAGTACGCAGAATGGATATCAACAAATTGCAATCAACTCAGGTAGTCCAATTTATAACAAATACCAAATCGAGTTGAGACATCCGGTCATGTTAAATGAACAGGCTACAGTATTCGTCATGGCATTTGCCGAAGCAGGTAACACGTGGAACAAATTCAGCGAATTCAACCCCTTCAAGGTTAGACGTACAGCAGGTGTGGGTGCTCGTATTTTCTTACCGATATTCGGTATGCTAGGTATTGATTATGGTCACGCATTTGATCCTATTCCTGGATTACCGGAAAGTTCATGGAAACAAAACTTCACATTTAGTATCATGCAAAACATGGGCGGATTCTAG
- a CDS encoding 1-acyl-sn-glycerol-3-phosphate acyltransferase translates to MQVDEQKKFIEVREVIRKKSPKLAKWIPSPLISYLERIIHEDDINYIMNKFEDKYGLDFVDALLEELGVEVVLEGVEHIPTSGSVIFASNHPLGGLDGVAFMHAVGQYRRDVKFLVNDILLNIKNLEPLFIPVNKLGGQGKSGMEMIERAYAGEDALLVFPAGLVSRKQNGMIMDLEWKKSFINKSKKYQKDIIPVYIDGKNSNFFYNFARLRHKLGLKVNLEMLYLPDEMFAQRNHRVTIRIGERIPYTYFDTSKSEREWAQEMKRLVYSMAEVKK, encoded by the coding sequence ATGCAGGTGGACGAACAGAAGAAGTTTATTGAAGTAAGAGAAGTAATCCGGAAGAAGAGTCCAAAATTAGCAAAATGGATTCCTTCACCCCTCATTAGTTATTTAGAAAGAATTATTCATGAAGATGATATCAATTATATCATGAATAAGTTTGAAGATAAGTATGGTCTTGACTTCGTTGACGCTTTATTGGAAGAGCTGGGCGTGGAAGTCGTATTAGAGGGAGTGGAGCATATCCCCACGAGTGGGAGTGTCATATTCGCGTCCAACCATCCTTTGGGTGGCCTTGATGGCGTTGCTTTTATGCATGCTGTAGGTCAATATAGAAGAGATGTCAAGTTTTTGGTCAATGATATATTGCTAAACATCAAGAATCTTGAACCGCTCTTTATTCCTGTGAATAAACTTGGAGGGCAGGGAAAAAGTGGTATGGAAATGATTGAACGGGCATATGCTGGCGAAGATGCCCTATTGGTCTTTCCTGCCGGACTAGTTTCTAGGAAACAGAATGGTATGATTATGGATTTAGAATGGAAAAAAAGTTTTATCAATAAGTCAAAAAAATATCAAAAGGATATCATTCCAGTATATATTGACGGTAAGAATTCCAACTTTTTTTATAATTTTGCTCGACTCAGGCATAAACTAGGTTTAAAAGTGAATCTCGAGATGTTGTATCTACCCGATGAGATGTTTGCCCAACGGAATCATCGCGTGACAATTAGGATTGGAGAAAGGATTCCTTATACTTATTTTGATACATCAAAAAGTGAAAGGGAATGGGCTCAAGAAATGAAACGATTGGTCTATAGTATGGCTGAGGTAAAAAAATAA
- a CDS encoding (Fe-S)-binding protein: MISQLIFAILLIVALIFFIKNAKKIVRNIKLGRTVDRFGNRSARIKTMLLVAFGQQKMFKKPIPALLHFFVYAGFCIINIEMIEIVIDGLFGTHRVLSFVGEFYNFIIYAFEILAFAVLLSCVIFLLRRSILNIKRFQNKELNNWPKTDAILILVTEILLMSAFLAMNAADYKLQTLGAPHYHQTGAFPISSLLINVLPDNITGLIIMERGAWWFHIVGVLLFLNYLPISKHLHIILAFPNTYFSKLEPKGKFENMPTVTNEVKAMLDPTFTPPQTDATARFGVKDIHDLTWKNLLDAYTCTECGRCTAACPANITGKLLSPRKIMMDTRDRLEEVGKNIDQNGSFKDDSRALIDTYISREEIWACTSCNACVEQCPVNINPLEIIMGLRQYAVMEESQAPASVNAMLGNLENNGAPWKYSQADRANWTNQ; encoded by the coding sequence ATGATCAGTCAACTCATTTTTGCAATACTGCTTATTGTTGCCCTTATTTTCTTTATCAAGAATGCGAAGAAAATCGTACGAAATATTAAATTAGGCCGAACAGTAGATCGTTTTGGTAATCGTAGCGCGCGCATCAAAACGATGCTTTTGGTAGCTTTTGGTCAACAAAAAATGTTCAAAAAGCCCATTCCTGCGCTACTTCATTTTTTTGTCTATGCCGGCTTCTGTATCATCAACATCGAAATGATTGAAATTGTTATCGATGGTCTATTCGGTACCCATCGTGTGCTCTCTTTCGTGGGTGAGTTTTACAATTTTATTATCTACGCTTTTGAAATCTTAGCTTTTGCAGTACTGTTGTCATGTGTGATTTTTCTCCTCCGTAGAAGCATATTGAATATCAAACGCTTTCAAAACAAAGAGCTCAACAATTGGCCGAAAACAGATGCTATTCTGATTCTGGTTACGGAAATTCTTCTCATGTCGGCATTTCTAGCGATGAATGCCGCTGACTACAAATTACAAACGCTTGGAGCACCCCACTATCATCAGACAGGCGCATTTCCTATCAGCTCCTTACTCATCAACGTATTGCCAGACAACATCACGGGGTTGATTATAATGGAAAGAGGAGCATGGTGGTTTCATATTGTGGGGGTATTGTTGTTTTTAAACTATCTTCCCATATCCAAACACCTACATATCATATTGGCTTTTCCTAATACCTATTTTTCCAAATTGGAACCGAAAGGGAAATTTGAGAATATGCCAACTGTCACCAATGAAGTCAAAGCTATGCTAGACCCAACCTTTACACCTCCCCAAACGGATGCTACAGCCAGATTTGGAGTAAAGGATATACATGACCTCACGTGGAAGAATCTGCTGGATGCCTATACCTGTACCGAGTGTGGACGGTGTACCGCAGCATGTCCAGCCAATATCACCGGAAAATTGCTATCTCCAAGAAAAATCATGATGGATACACGCGACCGATTGGAAGAGGTTGGCAAAAACATCGATCAAAATGGAAGCTTTAAAGATGACAGCCGCGCTTTAATAGACACATACATCTCCAGGGAAGAGATATGGGCTTGCACGAGCTGTAATGCTTGTGTAGAGCAATGTCCCGTCAATATCAATCCGTTGGAAATCATTATGGGATTAAGGCAGTATGCTGTCATGGAAGAATCCCAAGCCCCAGCAAGTGTCAACGCCATGCTAGGCAATTTGGAAAACAACGGTGCGCCTTGGAAATATTCCCAAGCGGATCGGGCAAATTGGACGAATCAATAA
- a CDS encoding GNAT family N-acetyltransferase has product MQEIIAPVEKHLIKAELTKDAFIRYTNNGNNEVYLINNHNAPHVMREIGRLREETFRAAGGGTGLALDIDENDISEDCYDQLIAWNPEEEEIIAGYRVIKCEAASWKDGVINLSTAHYFNFSDQFIKEYLPYTIELGRSFVQPRFQPAIDNRKGIFSLDNLWDGLGALVMINPEIKYLFGKVTMYPHYNVEARDLLLYFMEYYFPDHENLVTPIHPVGYKTDISPYMGIFDGLDYKEGYKVLNSKVRGLGENIPPLINTYMNLSPTMKSFGTARNDEFGEVEETGILVTIADIYPVKKERHMSTFERDREYGNPKKVK; this is encoded by the coding sequence ATGCAAGAAATTATTGCTCCCGTTGAGAAGCATCTGATAAAAGCAGAATTGACAAAGGATGCTTTTATTCGTTATACCAACAATGGAAATAATGAAGTTTATCTAATTAATAATCATAATGCCCCGCATGTCATGCGGGAGATTGGGCGTTTACGTGAAGAGACATTCAGGGCCGCTGGCGGAGGAACTGGCTTGGCTCTGGATATCGATGAGAATGATATCAGTGAGGATTGTTACGATCAACTAATTGCTTGGAATCCTGAAGAAGAGGAGATTATCGCCGGTTATCGCGTTATAAAATGCGAGGCAGCCAGTTGGAAAGATGGTGTCATCAATCTTTCTACCGCCCACTATTTTAATTTTTCGGATCAATTTATCAAGGAATATTTGCCCTATACGATTGAATTAGGACGCTCATTTGTTCAACCTCGATTTCAACCGGCTATCGACAATCGCAAAGGGATATTTTCTTTGGACAACCTTTGGGATGGACTAGGTGCGTTAGTGATGATCAATCCTGAAATCAAATATCTTTTTGGCAAGGTGACCATGTATCCGCATTACAATGTGGAAGCACGTGATTTATTACTCTATTTTATGGAGTATTATTTTCCCGACCATGAAAATTTAGTCACACCTATTCATCCTGTTGGCTATAAGACCGATATTAGTCCATATATGGGGATTTTTGATGGCTTGGATTATAAAGAAGGATATAAAGTGTTGAATTCGAAAGTTAGGGGATTGGGCGAAAATATTCCACCACTTATCAATACCTATATGAATCTATCGCCCACAATGAAATCTTTTGGAACAGCTCGCAATGATGAGTTTGGAGAAGTAGAAGAGACGGGAATTTTGGTGACGATAGCCGATATATATCCTGTGAAGAAGGAGCGTCACATGTCTACCTTTGAACGAGATCGCGAATATGGAAACCCTAAAAAAGTTAAATAA
- a CDS encoding isoprenyl transferase has product MSIKDKVDLQNLPEHVAIIMDGNGRWAKGLGKLRIFGHQNGVSAVREAMEGAVELGIPYLTLYAFSSENWNRPKLEVLALMELLVSTLNKEIKTFQDNGIRLQTIGDIEKLPKNCQSKLAETIALTANNTACVLTLALSYSSQKEIVDATKRICQQVIDGKMSIDQIDEQVISNNLYTADMPNPDLLIRTSGEQRISNYLLWQIAYAELSFLSKMWPEFTREDLFECIYNYQQRERRFGKTSEQL; this is encoded by the coding sequence ATGAGTATCAAAGATAAAGTTGACCTACAAAATCTACCCGAGCATGTTGCTATCATCATGGATGGTAACGGTCGATGGGCAAAGGGATTGGGCAAATTAAGAATATTTGGTCATCAGAATGGCGTATCTGCTGTCCGCGAAGCAATGGAAGGAGCAGTGGAATTGGGTATACCGTATCTGACCCTTTATGCCTTTTCCAGCGAAAATTGGAATCGTCCAAAATTGGAAGTGCTCGCATTGATGGAACTACTGGTCTCCACATTAAATAAGGAAATAAAAACATTCCAAGACAATGGTATTCGCCTACAAACCATTGGTGATATCGAAAAATTACCTAAAAACTGTCAGTCAAAGCTTGCAGAGACCATTGCTTTAACAGCTAATAATACAGCTTGTGTACTAACGTTAGCGCTTAGCTACAGTTCACAAAAGGAAATAGTAGATGCCACAAAACGTATATGTCAACAAGTCATAGATGGCAAAATGAGCATAGATCAGATTGATGAACAAGTCATTTCCAATAATCTCTATACAGCTGATATGCCAAATCCAGACCTTCTCATCCGCACCAGTGGTGAGCAAAGGATAAGCAATTACCTTCTTTGGCAGATTGCTTATGCTGAATTGAGCTTCCTATCCAAAATGTGGCCTGAATTTACCCGAGAAGATTTATTTGAATGTATATATAACTATCAGCAACGCGAAAGACGATTCGGAAAAACAAGTGAGCAATTATAA
- a CDS encoding CBS domain-containing protein produces MYIGEILSQKFCEVHPSDTVQKGLDKMAEFHLSYLPVVSNNEFLGLVQEDELLNHEDEDDIIKNMKLNLAPLYLYEYQHVYDALLYLSNYKADILPILNKENKYVGVVTAVDVIQALNGLQSNNESGAIIVLEIGAKDNALSHIAHIIESDNTNILSTAIKTLPDSSKLELTIKVNKTNIASLVSTLWRFDYVVKATFNDGNDENDLQQRYDLLMNYLNL; encoded by the coding sequence ATGTATATCGGCGAAATACTATCTCAAAAATTTTGTGAGGTCCATCCTTCAGATACAGTACAGAAGGGCTTGGATAAGATGGCTGAATTTCATCTTTCATATCTTCCCGTAGTATCTAATAATGAATTTTTGGGGCTTGTTCAAGAGGATGAGCTTTTAAATCATGAGGACGAGGACGATATCATTAAAAACATGAAACTCAACCTCGCTCCCCTTTACTTATATGAATACCAGCACGTATATGATGCCTTGCTTTATCTAAGCAATTACAAAGCTGATATCCTACCAATACTTAACAAAGAGAATAAATATGTAGGGGTTGTTACAGCTGTAGATGTCATTCAGGCATTGAATGGATTGCAATCAAACAATGAGTCCGGTGCGATCATTGTTCTGGAGATTGGAGCAAAGGACAATGCCCTCTCCCACATCGCCCACATTATTGAGTCGGATAATACGAACATCCTTAGCACGGCCATCAAAACGCTCCCGGACTCGTCGAAGCTGGAATTGACCATTAAAGTAAACAAAACAAATATCGCTTCTCTGGTATCCACTCTTTGGCGCTTTGACTATGTTGTTAAGGCAACATTTAATGACGGAAACGACGAAAATGACCTTCAACAACGCTACGACTTATTGATGAATTATCTTAACCTTTAA
- a CDS encoding (Fe-S)-binding protein, giving the protein MENQFHIPTVAELVNKGESPEILFWVGCAGSFDERAQRITRDICKILRHVGLKYAILGTEESCTGDPAKRAGNEFLFQMQAMMNIQILDGYEIKKIVTACPHCFNTIKNEYPQLGGHYEVIHHTQLIQSLIDEGKLKPSDGHEFKGKKITYHDPCYLGRANEVYEAPRKALEVLDAQLVELKRCRSNGLCCGAGGAQMFKEPEPGNKDINIERIEDVIESEAQIVAAACPFCMTMLRDGVKIKDKESDIQVLDIAEITAKANKL; this is encoded by the coding sequence ATGGAAAATCAATTTCATATACCCACTGTTGCTGAGCTGGTGAATAAGGGCGAATCCCCAGAAATTCTATTCTGGGTAGGTTGTGCTGGAAGTTTTGATGAGCGAGCTCAACGCATTACCCGCGATATATGTAAGATCTTGCGTCATGTCGGACTCAAATACGCTATTTTAGGAACTGAGGAAAGTTGTACTGGTGACCCAGCTAAGCGAGCTGGCAATGAGTTTCTTTTTCAGATGCAGGCCATGATGAATATCCAGATTTTAGATGGTTATGAAATCAAAAAGATAGTAACGGCATGTCCGCACTGCTTCAATACCATTAAAAATGAATATCCACAACTAGGAGGGCATTATGAAGTCATACACCATACTCAATTGATTCAGTCGCTTATTGATGAAGGTAAGCTCAAACCAAGTGACGGTCATGAATTCAAGGGGAAAAAGATCACCTATCATGATCCTTGTTATCTGGGTAGGGCCAACGAGGTATACGAGGCCCCTAGAAAGGCCCTAGAAGTATTGGATGCTCAACTGGTAGAACTAAAGAGATGTCGCAGCAACGGTCTGTGTTGCGGGGCTGGTGGAGCACAAATGTTCAAAGAACCTGAACCTGGGAACAAAGACATCAATATCGAACGGATTGAAGATGTCATCGAATCCGAAGCGCAAATTGTGGCGGCTGCCTGTCCATTTTGCATGACTATGCTACGGGACGGTGTTAAGATAAAAGATAAAGAATCGGATATACAGGTACTCGACATCGCAGAGATAACGGCAAAGGCCAACAAACTATAA
- a CDS encoding OmpH family outer membrane protein, whose product MKNLVKSAALVAGLFISTQLVNAQQKIGHINFGDIISGTTEFKTAQDQLKTLQDAKTKELQDMYAEYQKQQTAANDKARNRSEANKETVDAELNTLATQLRELEGRIQDIQRVAQEDIGKKQEELYQPIERKVMTAVNDVAKAKGYAYVFDISSTNIPYFAGGDDLTTDVKTKLGIPATAAPAAK is encoded by the coding sequence ATGAAAAATTTAGTAAAAAGTGCGGCATTAGTAGCAGGTTTGTTTATCTCCACTCAATTGGTAAATGCACAACAAAAAATCGGACATATCAATTTTGGTGATATAATCTCAGGTACGACAGAGTTTAAAACGGCACAAGATCAGCTAAAGACATTGCAAGATGCCAAAACAAAAGAATTACAGGATATGTATGCCGAGTACCAAAAGCAACAGACTGCGGCGAATGATAAAGCACGTAACCGTAGCGAAGCGAATAAAGAGACTGTGGATGCGGAATTAAATACATTGGCAACTCAACTACGTGAGCTTGAAGGTCGCATCCAAGATATTCAACGCGTAGCACAAGAAGACATTGGTAAGAAACAAGAAGAATTGTACCAACCTATCGAGCGCAAAGTAATGACAGCCGTAAATGATGTTGCTAAAGCAAAAGGATATGCATATGTATTTGACATTTCAAGCACTAACATCCCTTATTTTGCTGGTGGCGATGATTTAACTACTGATGTTAAAACGAAATTAGGAATTCCCGCGACAGCAGCACCTGCAGCTAAATAG
- a CDS encoding OmpH family outer membrane protein produces the protein MKKIFIILAFLTLTTSGAFAQRFAYVDSEYILKHIPEYVSAQKQLDDLSVQWQEEVDNKYGEIEKLYKAYQNDQVLLNEDMRRRREDEIVKKEKEAKEFQRQKFGYEGELYQQRIRLIKPIQDRVAKAIQDVASNQGLDIVLDKGNEVTFLYANPKLDKSNEIITKLGFKPDASLVK, from the coding sequence ATGAAAAAAATATTTATAATCCTTGCTTTTTTAACGTTGACTACGTCAGGGGCGTTTGCTCAACGATTTGCTTACGTGGACTCGGAATATATCTTAAAGCATATTCCTGAATACGTATCAGCGCAGAAACAACTAGACGATCTTTCCGTACAATGGCAAGAAGAGGTTGATAACAAGTATGGTGAGATTGAAAAGCTATACAAAGCCTATCAAAATGACCAAGTATTGTTGAATGAAGATATGCGTCGTAGAAGAGAAGATGAAATCGTCAAAAAGGAAAAAGAGGCAAAAGAATTTCAACGTCAAAAATTCGGATATGAGGGTGAACTATATCAACAACGTATTAGACTCATCAAACCAATCCAAGACCGTGTAGCGAAAGCGATACAAGATGTAGCAAGTAATCAAGGATTGGATATCGTTCTTGACAAAGGAAATGAAGTCACTTTCCTTTATGCTAATCCTAAACTGGATAAAAGTAATGAAATCATTACTAAATTGGGATTTAAACCTGATGCATCACTTGTAAAATAA
- a CDS encoding NAD kinase: protein MKIAIYGREFNPSVLPFVQQLFDFLKRQGADIYIYQDFYIFLRSQFPCQENLPTFTSHSDLPTDIEFMLSLGGDGTMLSAVSIVQDSGLPLAGINFGRLGFLATINKIDIEDSLTQIINKSYTLQKRALLTVEADDIDLFKGRNFALNDITVFRYDSSAMITVNARINGELLNAYWADGLIVATPTGSTAYSLSCGGPIMMPGSGNFVITPISPHNLNVRPIVISSEFELELEIESRTGKYILSCDSQNETLSTTTKLKIRKAPFSINLIRLSNDGYFSTLREKLLWGIDVRNY from the coding sequence ATGAAAATAGCGATTTACGGAAGAGAGTTCAATCCTTCGGTACTACCGTTTGTCCAACAATTGTTCGATTTTCTAAAACGACAAGGGGCGGATATCTATATCTATCAAGATTTTTACATCTTTTTGAGAAGTCAATTCCCCTGTCAAGAAAATCTACCGACTTTTACGTCCCACAGTGACCTGCCGACAGATATCGAATTCATGCTTAGCCTAGGTGGAGATGGCACGATGCTATCTGCCGTATCAATCGTCCAAGATTCAGGGCTTCCACTTGCAGGAATTAATTTTGGACGCTTGGGGTTTTTGGCGACAATTAATAAAATCGATATAGAGGACTCACTTACCCAAATCATAAACAAATCTTACACGCTTCAGAAAAGGGCTCTATTGACGGTGGAGGCCGATGACATAGATTTATTCAAGGGTAGGAATTTTGCTCTTAATGACATTACGGTGTTCAGGTATGATAGTTCGGCAATGATTACCGTAAATGCGCGGATTAATGGGGAATTGCTCAATGCCTATTGGGCCGATGGTTTGATTGTCGCTACTCCCACGGGTTCTACAGCTTATTCTCTAAGCTGTGGAGGACCAATAATGATGCCTGGAAGTGGCAATTTTGTCATCACCCCTATATCACCACACAATTTAAATGTAAGGCCCATCGTCATTTCTTCGGAATTTGAATTGGAATTGGAAATTGAGAGTAGAACGGGCAAATATATTCTAAGCTGCGACTCCCAAAATGAAACTCTTTCTACGACTACAAAACTAAAAATTAGAAAAGCACCCTTTTCCATCAATCTGATACGGTTGAGTAACGATGGCTATTTCAGTACACTGAGGGAAAAACTACTTTGGGGAATAGATGTCAGAAACTACTAG
- the porG gene encoding type IX secretion system protein PorG: MQKLVYTFLTIIGLLPISNLCAQQWEAGANIGTTGYMGDINPDNPFYLRSMGGGLSGKYNFDPTWGIKAGVNFLHVYGSDQDKSSEFHQNRNLSFQNKIVEFSVVGEFNFFKFVPGKNKLTYTPYLFAGIAGIYHSPYVTFASGDKQALGELQLEYDVEQNPTTYGKIAIAIPFGFGFKYNIKGPWSIGAELGYRTVLSDNIDNVSKNYATTRPTAGPGSAIGIGLWEDLADRSGNWATNKGKLRGDGRPHDGYMTLGLTLTYTFISQKCYWW; this comes from the coding sequence TTGCAAAAATTGGTTTACACCTTTCTAACCATTATTGGCCTTTTGCCAATCAGCAATTTGTGCGCTCAGCAATGGGAAGCAGGGGCCAACATTGGAACAACTGGGTATATGGGAGATATTAATCCCGACAATCCATTCTACCTCAGGAGCATGGGAGGAGGATTGAGTGGAAAGTACAATTTTGACCCTACGTGGGGGATAAAGGCAGGTGTTAACTTCTTACACGTGTATGGTTCGGACCAGGATAAATCAAGTGAATTTCATCAAAATCGCAATCTCAGTTTCCAAAATAAGATAGTCGAATTTTCTGTGGTTGGAGAGTTTAATTTTTTTAAGTTTGTTCCTGGCAAGAACAAACTGACCTATACTCCGTATCTTTTTGCAGGTATTGCAGGAATTTATCACAGCCCTTATGTCACGTTCGCCTCTGGCGACAAACAGGCTCTGGGGGAGCTGCAACTAGAGTACGACGTAGAGCAGAATCCTACAACATACGGTAAAATAGCGATAGCTATCCCCTTTGGATTCGGGTTTAAATATAATATTAAAGGTCCTTGGAGTATAGGAGCTGAACTGGGATATCGAACAGTACTATCTGACAATATTGACAATGTCAGTAAAAATTATGCAACAACTCGACCTACTGCCGGGCCGGGATCTGCAATAGGTATCGGCCTTTGGGAAGACCTAGCCGATAGAAGCGGAAACTGGGCAACCAACAAAGGCAAATTAAGAGGTGACGGTCGCCCACATGATGGCTATATGACTCTAGGCCTGACCTTAACTTATACCTTTATAAGTCAAAAATGTTACTGGTGGTAA